The Pseudomonas sp. HOU2 DNA window AATTGGGTCACCACCGTCACCGCGCGCACTGCCGGCTCGATGTGCACCACGGTCGCGCCCTGATTGCCCCACACTGCCAGAAAGCAGGTTTCATTCAGTTCGTCGCGCAGCTCGGACAGGGGCAGGGCGGCGACTTTCAGCACGTCCATACTGTTCAGGGCTGCCAGGCCCACGCGCAACGCTTCGCGGCCGAGACCGTAGTGGTTGGTGGCGGCGTTCTGTTCGGCAAAACCGCTGGCGATCAGTGCCTGAAGATAACGGTGCACCTTGCTCGCCGGCATCTGCACATGCTCGGCCAGACGCGACAGTGAGGTGGAGGGCGACAACTCGGCCAATGCCTTGAGGATGTCGGTGCCGACCTCGGCGGAGCGGACTTTCTGTTTGCCGTTGCTGTCGCTGGTTTTTTCCATGGTGCGGCCGGGATCCGAAAACGAATGGGCGTCTTTATAGCTTGACGCTGGATAGCGAGCAAATTACGTTATGCGTAATCGAATTACGATAATAACAACCCCGGCGTGCGCAAACCTCTGAGCCAGAGCGATGGGCCACTGCCGACTCCCTGTTCAGGAGGCTCCATGAACCTCGATTCAAACGCGTCGGAGCTGGCGTACCAGTCCGGTTTCGGCAACGAATTCAGCAGTGAAGCGTTGCCCGGCGCCTTGCCCATCGGCCAGAACTCCCCGCAGAAAGCCCCCTACGGCCTCTACACCGAATTGCTCTCCGGCACTGCGTTCACCATGACCCGCAGTGAAGCCCGGCGCACCTGGATGTACCGGATTCAGCCGTCGGCCAATCACCCGGCGTTCGTCAAACTCGAGCGGCAACTGGCCGGCGGTCCACTGGGTGAAGTAACCCCCAATCGCCTGCGCTGGAACCCGCTGCAGATCCCGGCCGAGCCAACCGACTTCATCGATGGCCTGGTCGGTATGGTCGCCAACTCGGCGGCGGAAAAGCCTGCGGGCATCAGCATCTACAACTACACCGCCAACCGTTCGATGGAGCGGGTGTTCTACAACGCCGACGGTGAACTGCTGCTGGTGCCGCAACTGGGGCGGCTGCGCATTGCCACCGAACTGGGTGTGCTGGACGTCGCGCCGCTGGAGATTGCCGTGCTGCCGCGTGGCCTGAAATTCCGCGTCGAGCTGCTTGATCCGCAGGCGCGCGGTTACGTCGCCGAGAACCACGGCGCGCCACTGCGCCTGCCCGATCTGGGGCCGATCGGCAGCAACGGTCTGGCCAATCCACGGGACTTCCTCGCGCCGGTCGCCGCTTATGAAAACCTGCAGCAGCCGACGACGCTGGTGCAGAAGTTCCTCGGCCAGTTGTGGGGCACCGAGCTCGATCATTCGCCGCTGAACGTGGTCGCCTGGCACGGCAACAACGTGCCGTACAAATATGATCTGCGCCGTTTCAACACCATCGGCACCGTGAGTTTCGATCACCCGGATCCGTCGATCTTCACCGTGCTGACGTCGCCGACCAGCGTGCACGGTCTGGCCAACCTCGACTTCGTGATCTTCCCGCCACGCTGGATGGTCGCCGAGAACACCTTCCGTCCACCGTGGTTCCACCGCAACCTGATGAACGAATTCATGGGCCTGATCCACGGTGAGTACGACGCCAAGGCTGAAGGCTTCGTGCCCGGCGGTGCCTCGCTGCACAGCTGCATGAGCGCCCACGGCCCGGATGGCGAGACCTGCACCAAAGCGATCAACGCCGACCTCAAGCCAGCGAAGATCGATAACACCATGGCCTTCATGTTCGAGACCAGTCAGGTGCTGCGCCCAAGCCGCTTCGCCCTCGACTGCCCGCAACTGCAATCCACTTACGACGCCTGCTGGGCCACGCTGCCCGCCACGTTCGACCCGACCCGGAGATAACCCATGACTCAGACTTCCATCACCCGCAGCTGGGTTGCTTCGGCCAACGGCCACGCGGACTTCCCGTTGCAGAACCTGCCGCTCGGTGTGTTCAGCACTGGCGGCTCGGCGCCGCGCGCGGGCGTGGCGATCGGTGAACATATTTTCGATTTGCAGGTGGCGCTTGAAGCCGGCCTGTTCGACGGCCCGGCACGCAGCGCGGTCGAAGCCATGCACGGCGGCCTGCTGAATGCCTTCTTCGACCTCGGTCGCGAAGCCCGCGTAGCCTTGCGCAGCCGTTTGCTGGAATTGTTCAGCGAGGGCAGCAGCCACCGCGGCGCCATCGAAGCCCAGGGCGTGAAACTGCTGCCACTGGCGGCCGATTGTCAGATGCACCTGCCGGCGCGCATCAGCGATTACACCGACTTCTACGTCGGCATCGATCACGCGCAGAACGTCGGCAAACTGTTCCGCCCGGACAACCCGCTGCTGCCGAACTACAAACACGTGCCGATCGGTTACCACGGTCGCGCCTCCACGGTGCGCGCCTCCGGCACCGACGTGCGCCGCCCGAAAGGCCAGACCCTGCCGGCCGGTGCGAATGAACCGGCCTTCGGCCCTTGCGCCCGACTGGACTACGAACTGGAACTGGGCATCTGGATCGGTCAGGGCAACGACATGGGCGAGCCGATTGCCATCGGTGATGCTGCCGAACACATCGCCGGTTTCTGTCTGCTCAACGACTGGTCGGCCCGCGATATCCAGGCCTGGGAATACCAGCCGCTGGGGCCGTTCCTGTCCAAGAGTTTTATCACCAGCGTCTCGCCATGGGTTGTCACTGCTGAAGCGCTGGAGCCGTTCCGCACCGCGCAACCGGCGCGCCCGGAGGGTGATCCGCAGCCGCTGCCTTATCTGTTCGACAAGCGCGATCAGGACGGCGGCGCTTTCGACATCGAGCTGGAAGTGCTGCTGCTCACCGCAGCCATGCGTGAACAGAATCTGCCGGCCCATCGCCTGACCCTGAGCAACACCCGCTACATGTACTGGACCGTCGCGCAAATGGTCGCGCACCACAGCGTCAACGGTTGCCAGTTGCAGGCCGGTGACCTGTTCGGTTCGGGCACCTTGTCCGGTCCGGAAAACGGTCAGTTCGGCAGCCTGCTGGAAATCACCGAGGGCGGTAAAAAGCCGATCGAACTGGCCTCCGGCGAAGTGCGCAAATTCCTCGAAGACGGCGACGAAATCATCCTGCGCGCGCGTTGCGCCCGTGACGGTTTTGCCTCGATCGGCTTCGGCGAATGCCGCGGCAAAGTGCTGGCGGCGCGCTGACAGGAGCGGATCATGGATCTCTACACCTATTACCGCTCGACCTCGTCATACCGGGTGCGCATCGCCCTGGCGCTGAAGGGGCTCGACTACACCGCGCTGCCGGTTAACCTGATCGCGCCGTCCGGGGGCGAGCACCACCAGGCGGCGTATCTGGCGATCAACCCGCAGGGTCGGGTGCCGGCCTTGCGCACGGATGAAGGCGAGTTGCTGATTCAGTCGCCAGCGATCATCGAATACCTGGAAGAACGTTATCCACAACGGCCGTTGTTGCCCGAAGACCTCGCCGCCCGCGCCCACGTGCGCGGTGTGGCGGCGGTGATCGGCTGCGACGTGCATCCGCTGCACAACGTCAGCGTGCTCAATCACCTGCGTCAGTTGGGCCACGAAGAGCCGCAGGTGGTGGAGTGGATCGCGCACTGGATCAGTCAGGGGTTGGCGACTGTCGAGCAATTGATCGGTGACAGCGGTTTCTGTTTCGGTGAGTGGCCTTGTGTAGCGGATGTTTATCTGATTCCGCAGTTGTATGCGGCGGAGCGGTTCGGTGTTTCGCTGGAGGCTTATCCACGGATTCGGCGGGTGGCGGCGCTGGCGGTAGAGCATCCGGCGTTCATCAAGGCGCATCCGGCCAATCAGCCGGATACCCCTTAAAGCTCTACCTCGCCCCAATGTAGGAGTGAGCCTGCTCGCGATAGCGGAGTGTCAGATACGGGGATGTTGACTGACACACCGCTATCGCGAGCAGGCTCACTCCTACAAGGGATCAGCTCCGTACACAAAAATCATAAAAACAAAACAGGTACCTTGCGATGCACAACCAGATTGCCAGCTTCCGCGCGGCACTCGACGCCCGTCCTGTGTCCCGCTATCAGTGGTTACTGCTGATCCTGCTCGCCTTGTTGCTGGTCACCGACGGTTATGACGCCCAGGTGCTCGGTTACGTGGTGCCGGCTCTGGCTCAGGACTGGGGCCTGGAGAAAGCCGCGTTCGGGCCGGTTTTCAGCGCCAACCTGTTGGGCCTCACGCTCGGCTCGCTCGCGGTGACGCCGCTGGCCGATCGCTTCGGCGTGCGGCGAATCCTGCTTGCCTGCGTGCTGATCTACGCCAGCCTGACGGTGCTGATGGTGTTCGCCGATTCTCTGAACACCTTGATGATCGCGCGCTTCATCTGCGGCATCGGCATGGGCGGCGCGATGCCGAGTGCCATGGCGTTGATGTCGGAGTACTCGCCACCGCGCCTGCGCACCTTGATGGTGACGCTGGCCGCTTGTGGGTTTTCATTTGGTGGTGCGGCGGGTGGTTTTGTTGCTGCGGGCTTCATCGATCGTTTTGGCTGGCAAGCGGTGTTTCTTGCCGGTGGTGTCACGCCATTGCTGCTGTTCCCGTTCCTGTGGTGGATGCTGCCGGAATCGCTGCCGCGTCTGCTGCGCGACGCACCACCCTATGCGCGCTTGCGCAAAGTCACCGCACGAATGCTCCCGGACTGGCAACCGCCGGCCGCGTCCGTCGAACAGAACGCGCGCGAGCAGGGCAGCAAACTGACCGTGGTCGAGCTGTTCCGCCACGGTTATGCACGACCGACCCTGCTGATCTGGGCGACGTTTTTTGTCAGCCTGATTCTG harbors:
- a CDS encoding IclR family transcriptional regulator produces the protein MEKTSDSNGKQKVRSAEVGTDILKALAELSPSTSLSRLAEHVQMPASKVHRYLQALIASGFAEQNAATNHYGLGREALRVGLAALNSMDVLKVAALPLSELRDELNETCFLAVWGNQGATVVHIEPAVRAVTVVTQLGSVLPLLSSSTGLVFSAFLPHRETDELREQEIAVAGHPLADQNAYSSLCEQIRARGLHHVHGLLMPGVDALSAPVFNAVGQIAAVLTIVGPTSLFHADENGPAAQRLLAASRAVSWRMGYEQAD
- the hmgA gene encoding homogentisate 1,2-dioxygenase; translation: MNLDSNASELAYQSGFGNEFSSEALPGALPIGQNSPQKAPYGLYTELLSGTAFTMTRSEARRTWMYRIQPSANHPAFVKLERQLAGGPLGEVTPNRLRWNPLQIPAEPTDFIDGLVGMVANSAAEKPAGISIYNYTANRSMERVFYNADGELLLVPQLGRLRIATELGVLDVAPLEIAVLPRGLKFRVELLDPQARGYVAENHGAPLRLPDLGPIGSNGLANPRDFLAPVAAYENLQQPTTLVQKFLGQLWGTELDHSPLNVVAWHGNNVPYKYDLRRFNTIGTVSFDHPDPSIFTVLTSPTSVHGLANLDFVIFPPRWMVAENTFRPPWFHRNLMNEFMGLIHGEYDAKAEGFVPGGASLHSCMSAHGPDGETCTKAINADLKPAKIDNTMAFMFETSQVLRPSRFALDCPQLQSTYDACWATLPATFDPTRR
- the fahA gene encoding fumarylacetoacetase, with amino-acid sequence MTQTSITRSWVASANGHADFPLQNLPLGVFSTGGSAPRAGVAIGEHIFDLQVALEAGLFDGPARSAVEAMHGGLLNAFFDLGREARVALRSRLLELFSEGSSHRGAIEAQGVKLLPLAADCQMHLPARISDYTDFYVGIDHAQNVGKLFRPDNPLLPNYKHVPIGYHGRASTVRASGTDVRRPKGQTLPAGANEPAFGPCARLDYELELGIWIGQGNDMGEPIAIGDAAEHIAGFCLLNDWSARDIQAWEYQPLGPFLSKSFITSVSPWVVTAEALEPFRTAQPARPEGDPQPLPYLFDKRDQDGGAFDIELEVLLLTAAMREQNLPAHRLTLSNTRYMYWTVAQMVAHHSVNGCQLQAGDLFGSGTLSGPENGQFGSLLEITEGGKKPIELASGEVRKFLEDGDEIILRARCARDGFASIGFGECRGKVLAAR
- the maiA gene encoding maleylacetoacetate isomerase produces the protein MDLYTYYRSTSSYRVRIALALKGLDYTALPVNLIAPSGGEHHQAAYLAINPQGRVPALRTDEGELLIQSPAIIEYLEERYPQRPLLPEDLAARAHVRGVAAVIGCDVHPLHNVSVLNHLRQLGHEEPQVVEWIAHWISQGLATVEQLIGDSGFCFGEWPCVADVYLIPQLYAAERFGVSLEAYPRIRRVAALAVEHPAFIKAHPANQPDTP
- a CDS encoding aromatic acid/H+ symport family MFS transporter; this encodes MHNQIASFRAALDARPVSRYQWLLLILLALLLVTDGYDAQVLGYVVPALAQDWGLEKAAFGPVFSANLLGLTLGSLAVTPLADRFGVRRILLACVLIYASLTVLMVFADSLNTLMIARFICGIGMGGAMPSAMALMSEYSPPRLRTLMVTLAACGFSFGGAAGGFVAAGFIDRFGWQAVFLAGGVTPLLLFPFLWWMLPESLPRLLRDAPPYARLRKVTARMLPDWQPPAASVEQNAREQGSKLTVVELFRHGYARPTLLIWATFFVSLILLYFMISWLPTLLLESGLKLNEANLVTSMFLFAGTLGAVCMAWFADRLQRKVRLLCAVLAGAALCTILLGLNHDNPRYLVACVFAAGFCIIGGQLTLNAFASNFYPAHVRATGTGWALGVGRFGSILGPLFGSMLLAMHIPVTQIFFFCAIPAVIAALLIIQVRSPSESTLSNVGASLLAKNDNAV